The Anoplopoma fimbria isolate UVic2021 breed Golden Eagle Sablefish chromosome 20, Afim_UVic_2022, whole genome shotgun sequence genome includes a window with the following:
- the lingo4b gene encoding leucine-rich repeat and immunoglobulin-like domain-containing nogo receptor-interacting protein 4b: MFVESVVRWGAWSILLQFGLGASAGSCPPRCVCRPEAKEVICSGKHLNSVPEGFSGDAKRLDLSHNKIKTVGRRQFSGLLQLQELDFSDNIISMIEIEAFQGLQNLRTLRIKNNRLKIIPVGVFSGLSSLRLLDLSQNEILVFLDYTFKELVNLQTLEAEENDLVFISQRAFFGLQNLQELNIDRSNLTSVPTEALSQLQSLARLRMLRLTITTLPNNAFRRLHRLRSLLIANWPLLDTVASNSLIGLNLTSLVISSCNISTVPYSALRHLVYLRNLDLSYNPIAVIQGNLLGDLLRLQELHLAGGNLLRIEPGAFRGLAYFRILNVTSNQLTSLEESVFHSVGNLQVLRLDGNPLACDCRLLWVVRRRLRLNFDGHQPTCSSPDAVRQREFKDFSEKELPRLFTCRPARVMDRRPQEARVEEGTTVLFSCKADGDPFPSITWISSHKNLVTPTGRIRVLPNGTLEVRFAQVQDSGTYQCLAGNAAGNDSLTVGLYVKGLPRNRTIPFFSEEGWVEPSNSQAANSSAQMAKPYPFDAKTLIIATTMGFLSFLSSVAICFVFMFFWSQSKGQIKHTATIDFVPRSSMGGGGEGGDGGRFTMKLI, from the coding sequence ATGTTTGTGGAGTCAGTGGTACGATGGGGGGCTTGGAGCATCCTGCTTCAGTTTGGACTGGGTGCATCTGCAGGAAGCTGTCCTCCACGCTGTGTGTGCCGACCTGAGGCCAAAGAAGTTATCTGCTCTGGCAAACATTTGAACTCAGTGCCAGAGGGCTTTTCCGGTGATGCCAAGCGTTTGGATTTGTCTCACAATAAGATTAAGACTGTTGGCCGCCGCCAGTTCTCTGGGCTCCTGCAACTTCAAGAGTTAGATTTCAGTGATAACATAATCTCCATGATTGAGATAGAGGCTTTCCAGGGCCTACAGAATCTCAGGACGCTCCGGATTAAGAATAACCGACTCAAGATCATACCGGTTGGGGTGTTTTCTGGCCTGTCCAGTCTGCGTCTTCTTGATTTGAGCCAGAATGAGATTCTGGTCTTCCTGGACTATACATTCAAAGAACTGGTCAACCTGCAAACGCTGGAAGCCGAGGAGAATGACTTGGTCTTCATCTCCCAGCGAGCTTTCTTTGGTCTGCAGAATCTGCAGGAGCTCAACATAGACCGCAGCAACCTGACCTCCGTTCCTACCGAGGCGTTGTCCCAGCTCCAGAGCCTGGCGCGTCTTCGCATGTTACGCCTCACCATTACTACGCTGCCTAACAACGCTTTCCGACGACTGCACCGGCTGCGTAGCCTCCTGATAGCAAACTGGCCATTATTGGACACTGTGGCTAGCAACAGCCTGATTGGTCTTAATTTGACCTCGCTTGTCATCAGCAGCTGCAACATAAGTACTGTTCCTTACTCAGCACTTCGTCACCTGGTGTATCTGCGCAACCTGGACCTGTCCTACAACCCCATCGCTGTTATCCAGGGTAATCTGCTAGGGGACCTGCTAAGACTCCAGGAGCTACACCTAGCAGGGGGGAACCTGCTACGAATAGAGCCGGGGGCCTTTAGGGGACTGGCCTATTTTCGCATACTTAATGTGACATCCAATCAGCTCACTTCTTTGGAGGAGAGCGTCTTCCACTCTGTGGGGAACCTTCAGGTGTTGCGGTTGGATGGGAATCCCCTAGCATGTGACTGCCGGCTTCTTTGGGTGGTCCGTCGTCGATTGCGCTTGAACTTTGATGGACATCAGCCCACTTGTTCGTCCCCCGATGCAGTGAGACAGCGTGAATTCAAAGACTTCTCCGAGAAGGAGCTCCCGAGGCTGTTTACTTGCCGCCCTGCCCGTGTCATGGACCGCAGACCGCAGGAGGCAAGAGTAGAGGAGGGCACTACTGTTCTCTTCTCCTGTAAGGCCGATGGCGATCCATTCCCATCCATCACCTGGATCTCATCCCATAAGAACTTGGTAACTCCAACAGGACGCATAAGAGTTCTGCCCAATGGAACCCTAGAAGTGCGTTTTGCCCAAGTTCAGGACAGTGGCACATATCAGTGCCTGGCAGGCAATGCAGCCGGCAATGACAGCCTGACAGTCGGTTTGTACGTTAAGGGGCTCCCTCGTAACCGAACCATCCCGTTCTTCTCAGAGGAGGGCTGGGTAGAGCCTTCAAACTCCCAAGCCGCCAACTCCTCAGCTCAAATGGCTAAACCTTACCCGTTTGACGCAAAGACCCTGATCATCGCCACCACCATGGGCTTCCTGTCTTTCCTCAGCTCAGTGGCCATctgttttgtcttcatgttcttCTGGAGCCAGAGCAAAGGTCAGATCAAGCACACAGCAACTATTGACTTTGTTCCTCGGTCTTCAATGGGTGGTGGAGGGGAAGGAGGCGATGGTGGCAGGTTCACCATGAAACTTATTTAA